From a region of the Thioflexithrix psekupsensis genome:
- the recQ gene encoding DNA helicase RecQ, which yields MDMNGTHYSQNILDNENWLAVNEEYTTYSPLPLLKKIFGYDHFRGQQAEIIQHIVTGGDALVLMPTGGGKSLCYQLPALIRPGVGIVVSPLIALMKDQVDGLLQLGIRAAFLNSSLNYEESSEVVYRLKTRQLDLLYVAPERLVMNHFLETIETIDIALFAIDEAHCVSQWGHDFRPEYVQLSILHERFPHVPRIALTATADQATQREIKQRLALENAQVFCTGFDRPNIRYYVVQKANAKQQLLKFLNQHHRGDSGIVYCLSRKRVEETADWLCDEGWRAVPYHAGLARDVRKINQTRFLREENLIVVATIAFGMGIDKPNVRFVAHLDLPKSLESYYQETGRAGRDGLPANAWLAYGLQDVILLREILAKSEANEQHKRLEQHKLDAMLGYCELTTCRRQSLLAYFGDILPEPCGNCDNCLFPVATWDGTIAAQKALSCIYRTGQRFGVNYLIDVLLGKETPRILQFKHHKLTVYGVAKNDGLTGDQWRAIFRQLVAAGYVSVDVEGHGGLQLAEAARPVLRGEKKVFLRQDSPRIKTVKKSFRANQNKPELDEADRSLLEALRAKRAELAQNQNVPPYVIFHDSTLLDMVRVRPENLEEMGQISGVGNYKLDRYGQIFIDIIERVG from the coding sequence ATGGATATGAACGGCACTCATTATAGTCAAAATATATTAGATAATGAAAATTGGTTAGCGGTGAATGAAGAATATACCACTTATTCTCCACTGCCATTATTAAAAAAAATATTTGGCTATGATCATTTCCGTGGACAGCAAGCCGAAATTATCCAACATATTGTGACGGGGGGCGATGCGTTAGTATTAATGCCGACGGGGGGTGGAAAATCGTTATGTTATCAACTTCCTGCCTTAATTCGCCCCGGTGTGGGCATTGTGGTTTCTCCGCTCATTGCATTAATGAAAGATCAAGTGGATGGCTTATTGCAATTAGGCATTCGGGCAGCGTTTCTTAATTCTAGTTTAAATTATGAAGAAAGCAGCGAGGTGGTTTATCGCTTAAAAACGCGCCAATTGGATTTGCTTTATGTCGCGCCCGAACGGCTGGTGATGAATCATTTTTTAGAAACGATTGAAACGATAGATATTGCGTTATTTGCGATTGATGAGGCGCATTGTGTGTCGCAATGGGGGCATGATTTTCGCCCTGAGTATGTGCAGCTATCGATTCTGCATGAACGCTTCCCTCACGTGCCTAGGATTGCTTTAACGGCGACGGCAGATCAGGCAACGCAACGAGAAATTAAGCAGCGTTTGGCATTGGAAAATGCACAAGTTTTCTGCACGGGATTTGATCGCCCTAATATTCGCTATTACGTGGTGCAAAAAGCCAATGCAAAACAACAATTATTAAAATTTCTTAATCAGCATCATCGTGGTGATTCGGGAATTGTTTATTGTTTATCGAGAAAACGGGTTGAAGAAACTGCGGATTGGTTATGTGATGAAGGCTGGCGTGCGGTGCCTTATCATGCGGGATTGGCAAGAGATGTTCGAAAGATAAATCAAACCCGTTTTTTACGTGAAGAAAATTTAATTGTGGTAGCAACCATTGCATTTGGAATGGGAATTGATAAGCCGAATGTGCGCTTTGTGGCGCATTTAGATTTACCGAAAAGTTTAGAATCTTATTATCAAGAAACGGGACGCGCTGGCCGCGATGGATTGCCGGCGAATGCGTGGCTCGCTTATGGTTTGCAAGATGTGATTTTATTGCGCGAAATTTTGGCTAAATCCGAAGCCAATGAACAGCATAAACGCCTTGAACAACATAAATTAGATGCGATGCTTGGTTATTGCGAATTAACCACCTGTCGCCGTCAATCTTTATTGGCTTATTTTGGTGATATATTGCCAGAGCCGTGTGGTAATTGTGATAATTGTTTATTTCCCGTTGCCACGTGGGATGGAACAATTGCGGCGCAAAAAGCCTTATCTTGCATTTATCGCACGGGACAACGATTTGGTGTGAATTATTTAATTGACGTGTTATTGGGTAAAGAAACTCCGCGCATTTTACAATTTAAACACCATAAATTAACCGTTTATGGTGTGGCTAAAAATGATGGTTTAACAGGCGATCAATGGCGTGCTATTTTTCGTCAATTGGTGGCTGCGGGTTATGTTTCTGTTGATGTAGAAGGGCATGGTGGCTTGCAATTGGCTGAAGCGGCGCGTCCTGTTTTGCGCGGTGAGAAAAAGGTATTTTTACGTCAAGATTCTCCGCGTATTAAGACCGTTAAAAAATCGTTCCGTGCCAATCAAAATAAACCTGAATTAGACGAGGCGGATCGTTCATTATTAGAAGCCTTACGCGCCAAGCGAGCTGAATTAGCGCAAAATCAAAATGTGCCGCCTTATGTGATTTTTCATGACAGCACTTTATTGGACATGGTGCGCGTGCGTCCCGAAAATTTAGAAGAAATGGGACAAATTTCAGGAGTCGGTAATTATAAATTAGATCGTTATGGACAGATTTTTATTGATATTATTGAGAGGGTGGGGTGA
- the glnD gene encoding [protein-PII] uridylyltransferase has protein sequence MYPIHYPYADNQLFDSEAFERALQTDETPISVFRKALQQGREIIAQRFLATYHASEAVSQQAWLVDQILQHAWQRITWPASPQIALVAVGGYGRAELHPSSDVDIMILLGAPADAEVRRCVEEFIMFLWDIRLEVGHSTRTLVDCVHESSADITVVTTLMESRLLLGPSALYQDMQACVGRSRVWPSREFFEGKLQEQQKRHQKYHDTAYNLEPNIKEGPGGLRDIQMIGWVAKRHFDANTLHDLVQHDFLTETEYQQLIRGQEFLWKVRYLLHTIAKRREDRLLFDYQRTLADRLGFYDDDTHLGVEKFMRQYYRTIKELSSLNDMLLQLFQEAILYAHLSEEVWYLNKRFRVRNHYIEVNHDKVFRNYPFALLEIFLLMQQHPEIRGVRASTIRLIRQYTYLIDEAFHRDLRARSLFYEIIRQPEGLTKALRRMNRYGILGAYIPAFGRIVGQMQYDLFHVYTVDEHSLFVVRNLRRFAMARFREEMPTCHRIMQLIPKPELLYLAGLFHDIAKGRGGDHSELGEVDALNFSQAHGLSDNDSRLVAWLVRHHLLMSTTAQRQDITDPEVIHLFAQKIQDKSHLDYLYLLTVADIRATNPKLWNSWKAKLLTDLYYQTRAALQQGLDYSGLDKQARIQEVQYAARQQLSDLSPERISDLWTDLGEDYFLYTSPYDIADETRAILHHELTVPNEPLVMERRNHRGGSQFLLIYLKDRDYLFAATTHFLEQKNLNIVDAYIVPTQREYTLGGYTVLEQDGGEINNPQRVQEIVLGLRQALSSELSQNLCPISRHVARYLKHFPVPTRITFSYDKANNHTVLEVITSDRPGVLSRIAEAFVKCNVRVKRAKIATLGARVEDIFFITDYENRALHSADHLDLLREELSDLLEVEGSHLSSTTRFSGSELVI, from the coding sequence ATGTACCCAATACATTATCCCTACGCCGATAACCAACTGTTTGATTCTGAAGCCTTTGAACGGGCTTTACAGACCGATGAAACGCCCATTAGTGTGTTTCGTAAAGCCCTGCAACAAGGGCGCGAGATCATTGCGCAGCGTTTTCTTGCCACTTATCATGCCTCTGAAGCAGTATCACAACAAGCGTGGTTGGTTGATCAAATTTTACAGCACGCATGGCAACGAATTACTTGGCCTGCCTCGCCGCAAATTGCTTTGGTGGCGGTGGGAGGGTATGGGCGCGCTGAATTACATCCCAGTTCTGATGTCGATATTATGATTTTGCTGGGTGCGCCTGCGGATGCAGAAGTAAGACGTTGTGTAGAAGAATTTATCATGTTTTTGTGGGACATTCGCCTTGAGGTAGGACACAGTACCCGCACTTTAGTTGATTGTGTTCACGAGTCCAGTGCAGATATTACCGTAGTCACGACTTTAATGGAATCACGGTTATTACTGGGGCCGAGTGCGCTTTACCAAGATATGCAAGCTTGTGTAGGACGTTCTCGGGTGTGGCCGAGTCGGGAGTTTTTTGAAGGAAAACTACAAGAACAGCAAAAACGCCACCAAAAGTATCACGATACCGCTTACAATTTAGAACCAAACATTAAAGAAGGCCCTGGTGGATTACGGGACATTCAGATGATTGGTTGGGTGGCCAAGCGTCATTTTGATGCCAATACTTTACACGATTTGGTGCAGCATGATTTCCTCACAGAAACCGAATATCAACAATTAATTCGTGGTCAAGAATTTTTATGGAAAGTGCGTTATTTACTGCACACCATTGCCAAACGACGTGAGGATCGTTTGTTATTTGATTATCAACGAACTTTAGCGGATCGTTTAGGTTTTTACGACGATGACACGCATTTGGGCGTTGAGAAATTCATGCGTCAATATTATCGAACTATTAAGGAATTAAGCAGTTTAAACGATATGTTATTGCAATTATTCCAAGAAGCGATTTTATATGCCCATTTGTCAGAAGAAGTGTGGTATTTAAATAAACGTTTTCGGGTGCGCAATCATTATATTGAAGTGAACCATGATAAGGTTTTTAGAAATTATCCATTTGCTTTATTAGAAATTTTTTTATTAATGCAACAACACCCTGAAATTCGTGGTGTGCGCGCCAGTACGATTCGCTTAATTCGTCAATATACTTATTTAATTGATGAGGCATTTCATCGGGATTTGCGGGCGCGCAGTTTATTTTACGAAATTATTCGCCAGCCAGAGGGATTAACAAAAGCATTAAGACGCATGAATCGTTATGGGATTTTAGGGGCTTATATTCCTGCTTTTGGGCGTATTGTGGGGCAGATGCAATATGATTTATTTCATGTTTATACGGTGGATGAACACAGTTTATTTGTGGTGCGTAATTTACGCCGTTTTGCCATGGCGCGTTTTCGGGAAGAAATGCCGACCTGTCACCGCATTATGCAGCTTATTCCGAAGCCAGAATTATTATATTTAGCGGGATTATTTCATGATATTGCGAAAGGTCGGGGGGGCGATCATTCGGAATTGGGGGAAGTTGATGCGTTAAACTTTTCTCAAGCGCATGGATTAAGTGACAATGATTCCCGTTTAGTGGCGTGGTTAGTGCGCCATCATTTGCTCATGTCCACCACCGCACAACGTCAAGACATTACCGATCCTGAAGTGATTCATTTATTCGCACAAAAGATACAAGATAAAAGTCATTTAGACTATCTTTATCTGCTCACTGTCGCGGATATTAGAGCCACTAATCCGAAATTATGGAACAGTTGGAAAGCGAAATTATTAACCGATTTATATTATCAAACGCGGGCTGCTTTACAACAAGGTTTAGATTATAGTGGTTTGGATAAACAAGCGAGAATTCAAGAAGTTCAATATGCGGCACGTCAGCAATTAAGCGATTTATCGCCAGAGCGCATTAGCGATTTATGGACGGATTTAGGAGAAGATTATTTTCTCTATACATCACCTTATGATATTGCGGATGAAACCCGTGCTATTTTACACCACGAATTAACTGTGCCTAATGAACCTTTAGTGATGGAGCGGCGCAATCATCGCGGCGGCAGCCAATTCTTGCTCATTTATCTCAAAGATAGAGATTATTTATTTGCAGCCACCACGCATTTTTTAGAGCAGAAAAATCTCAATATTGTTGATGCTTATATTGTTCCTACGCAACGAGAATATACGCTAGGGGGCTATACTGTTTTAGAGCAAGATGGGGGAGAAATTAATAATCCTCAGCGGGTGCAAGAGATTGTGCTTGGATTAAGACAGGCTTTATCTTCTGAATTAAGTCAGAATTTATGTCCTATTAGTCGTCATGTGGCGCGTTATTTAAAACATTTTCCTGTTCCTACTCGAATTACCTTTAGTTATGATAAAGCCAATAATCACACAGTATTAGAAGTAATTACCAGTGATCGGCCGGGCGTTTTATCGCGCATTGCGGAGGCTTTTGTTAAGTGTAATGTGCGAGTGAAACGCGCTAAAATTGCCACATTAGGCGCACGAGTAGAAGATATTTTCTTTATTACCGATTATGAAAATCGCGCTTTACATTCTGCGGATCATTTGGATTTATTGCGCGAAGAATTATCGGATTTATTAGAAGTGGAGGGGTCTCATCTTTCTTCAACCACTCGTTTTTCAGGATCGGAATTGGTTATTTAA
- a CDS encoding transglutaminase TgpA family protein, with amino-acid sequence MLLAHIPHYPNRDTTIWLLISLILVSIPHITRLPFWVPLVLVSLLALRYFAITKWAKLPSATVQFFLALLVVAGIFIHYKTLMGRDPGVALLVALCGLKFIEMKNRRDALLLCFLGYFLIITNFLYSQSIPTALYMGLVMIITTGTLISLAHSTQELSHKKRFKLASILLLQGLPIMLLLFVLFPRISGPLWGLPKDAHTGQTGLSDRLELGTISELSLSDEIAFRVEFKDNIPLPADRYWRGPVLWNTDGKNWHSGFQRNIENPPLKVDYLGNPYHYTLTLEPNGKPWLLALDIPTQAPDTIRSRLQHDLQILAQRPIQYRTRYELTSYSYYRIDHLTDNSDADDLKRLDFYLRTALQLPDNWHPKTRALGEQWRARYENPMDIVNQALIYFNQEPFYYTFLSPLMLTDPIDQFMFEMRRGFCEHYAAAFTVLMRSAGIPTRIVTGYLGGRINPVNGMLIVRQRDAHAWNEVWLEGQGWVRVDPTGAVSPERIEQGIDTALSSDFPELLNPFQDMLLGEWLQQLQDRWDAVNSLWNQWVLGYDAQRQKSIGHWLNLGDIDWQELTVGLVLGVSVILLGLLWWLLRPQYPPNIDPAHVLYLRLCRRLARLGIERAPCEGPLHFAQRVSRTYPEWASKIQYATELYIKARYQAHPSPDILPKLRAAIRQFI; translated from the coding sequence ATGTTATTAGCCCATATTCCGCATTATCCGAATCGAGACACGACTATTTGGTTGCTGATTTCGCTTATTTTGGTGTCTATTCCACATATCACACGCTTGCCTTTTTGGGTGCCATTAGTGCTGGTTTCTTTACTGGCTTTACGTTATTTTGCGATCACGAAATGGGCAAAATTACCGAGTGCTACAGTACAGTTTTTTTTAGCGTTATTGGTGGTTGCGGGCATATTTATTCATTATAAAACCTTAATGGGGCGTGATCCGGGTGTCGCCTTATTGGTTGCTTTATGCGGCTTAAAATTTATTGAAATGAAAAACCGACGCGATGCGTTGTTACTTTGTTTCTTAGGGTATTTTTTAATCATTACTAATTTTCTTTATTCGCAAAGCATTCCAACTGCTTTATATATGGGATTAGTGATGATTATTACTACGGGAACATTGATCAGTTTAGCCCATTCTACCCAAGAATTAAGCCACAAAAAACGTTTTAAATTAGCCAGTATTTTATTGTTACAAGGGCTGCCCATTATGCTGTTATTATTCGTGTTATTTCCGCGAATTTCAGGGCCATTATGGGGTTTGCCTAAGGATGCGCATACGGGGCAAACTGGCTTGAGTGATAGACTAGAATTAGGCACGATTAGCGAATTGAGTTTGTCTGATGAAATTGCTTTTCGGGTTGAATTTAAAGATAACATTCCGTTGCCTGCGGATCGTTATTGGCGTGGGCCGGTGTTGTGGAATACGGATGGTAAAAATTGGCACAGTGGTTTTCAGAGAAATATTGAAAATCCACCGTTAAAAGTAGATTATTTAGGCAATCCTTATCACTATACTTTAACTTTAGAACCCAATGGAAAACCATGGTTATTAGCCTTAGACATTCCCACTCAAGCTCCAGATACCATTCGCAGTCGATTGCAACATGATTTACAGATTTTAGCCCAGCGTCCTATTCAATATCGCACTCGCTATGAATTAACTTCTTATAGTTATTATCGTATTGATCATTTAACAGACAATAGTGATGCAGATGATCTCAAACGTTTAGATTTTTATTTACGTACCGCTTTACAATTACCCGATAATTGGCATCCAAAAACCAGAGCATTAGGAGAACAATGGCGAGCGCGTTATGAAAATCCAATGGATATTGTGAATCAGGCTTTAATTTACTTTAATCAAGAACCGTTTTATTATACTTTTCTATCACCGTTAATGTTGACTGATCCGATTGATCAATTTATGTTTGAAATGCGGCGGGGTTTTTGTGAGCATTATGCGGCGGCTTTTACGGTTTTGATGCGATCTGCGGGCATTCCAACGCGCATTGTGACAGGATATTTAGGAGGGCGAATTAATCCTGTTAATGGTATGTTAATTGTGCGCCAAAGAGATGCCCACGCATGGAATGAAGTGTGGTTAGAAGGACAAGGCTGGGTGCGGGTTGATCCCACAGGCGCAGTGTCTCCTGAACGAATTGAACAAGGAATTGATACAGCATTATCCAGTGATTTTCCTGAGTTATTAAATCCTTTTCAAGATATGTTATTAGGAGAATGGTTACAACAATTGCAAGATCGTTGGGATGCGGTAAATAGTTTGTGGAATCAATGGGTATTAGGCTACGATGCACAACGCCAAAAAAGTATAGGTCATTGGCTGAATTTAGGCGATATTGATTGGCAAGAATTAACCGTGGGATTGGTACTTGGGGTGAGCGTGATATTATTGGGCTTATTGTGGTGGTTATTACGCCCGCAATATCCGCCTAATATAGACCCTGCTCATGTCTTATATTTGCGTTTATGTCGTCGTTTAGCCCGCTTGGGAATTGAGCGCGCTCCCTGCGAGGGTCCCTTGCATTTTGCGCAGCGGGTCAGTCGCACTTATCCCGAATGGGCGAGTAAAATCCAATACGCCACTGAATTGTACATTAAAGCACGCTATCAAGCACATCCTTCGCCTGATATTTTGCCGAAATTACGCGCGGCGATTCGTCAGTTTATTTAG
- a CDS encoding FkbM family methyltransferase — protein MQQNIHLVQGHKMYLDDKDSLNLAQFGVYEADEVAVVRSHVRPGDTVLDIGANIGYYSLIFAQLVGEKGKVYAFEPDPSNFALLCQNIALNGYSNIEPINKAVNNHNGLITLHLCDDNRGMHRVYSSVCCGEEQVTVESVCLDDFFAEFKGNIDFIKMDIEGAEYTAIQGMQQLLLRYPNIKLLTEFSPGALCEYGIEPQDFIDLLLKYHFKLQWVTSSLVDINLAQLKQELPIISTVTKQLLTEMKIQNRHCSIPELGEELMNRLQNAGYHRPLTENVLACRD, from the coding sequence GTGCAACAAAATATCCATTTAGTTCAAGGCCATAAAATGTATTTAGACGATAAAGACAGTCTAAATCTCGCCCAATTTGGCGTTTATGAAGCGGACGAAGTGGCTGTGGTACGCTCGCACGTGCGGCCGGGCGATACGGTACTGGATATTGGCGCAAATATTGGCTATTACAGCCTGATTTTTGCTCAATTAGTAGGAGAAAAAGGCAAAGTTTATGCGTTTGAACCCGATCCCAGTAATTTTGCGTTATTGTGTCAAAATATTGCATTAAATGGTTATTCTAATATAGAACCCATTAATAAAGCCGTCAACAACCACAATGGCCTGATAACCTTACATTTATGCGATGATAATCGTGGAATGCACCGGGTTTATTCTTCGGTTTGTTGTGGAGAAGAACAGGTGACGGTAGAAAGCGTGTGTTTAGATGATTTTTTTGCCGAATTTAAGGGCAATATTGACTTTATTAAAATGGATATTGAAGGCGCAGAATATACCGCGATTCAAGGAATGCAACAACTTTTATTACGCTATCCCAATATAAAATTATTAACCGAATTTTCACCTGGCGCATTATGTGAATATGGCATTGAACCGCAAGATTTTATTGATTTACTCTTAAAATATCATTTTAAATTACAATGGGTGACATCATCATTAGTCGATATAAATTTAGCCCAATTAAAACAAGAATTACCCATTATCAGTACGGTAACAAAACAATTATTAACCGAAATGAAAATCCAAAACCGTCATTGTTCCATTCCAGAATTAGGGGAAGAATTAATGAATCGTTTACAAAATGCGGGTTATCATCGTCCATTAACTGAAAATGTCTTGGCTTGTCGGGATTGA
- a CDS encoding DUF58 domain-containing protein, translating into MTHTLMTSLRQLFHWPPYRQSPQAVVELRRRQVYIFPTKQGFAFIFVLFILLIGSMNYNNNMGYLLTFTLGSMMLVSILHTHRMLHGLRIEAGQTHSVFAGERVLFQLGLDNRHHAARFDLHFKVQTPLNTWDEVVVVNVPDNQKINVNLPIASYRRGRLALPRLRISSVFPLGLFEVWSYIFIESEAIVYPNPVGQRVFPVRQEARQSTQGQHPSLQGEDFVGYRNYKTGDSPRHIDWKAAARGQEGLIKQFGGHSTDSFTFSWADVQHLENIDRAVSQLSLWINMAEKQQLPYGLQLPHLDLKQGYGDSHYNRCLTALALYQG; encoded by the coding sequence ATGACCCATACTTTGATGACTTCATTACGTCAGCTATTTCACTGGCCGCCGTATAGGCAATCTCCTCAAGCGGTGGTAGAATTACGTCGCCGTCAAGTTTATATTTTTCCAACAAAACAAGGATTTGCTTTTATTTTTGTGTTGTTTATTTTATTGATAGGTTCAATGAATTATAACAATAACATGGGTTATTTATTAACCTTTACTTTAGGCAGTATGATGTTGGTGTCGATTCTGCACACGCATCGCATGTTGCACGGATTACGTATTGAAGCGGGTCAAACGCATTCTGTATTTGCTGGGGAACGGGTCTTGTTTCAACTGGGTTTGGACAATCGGCATCATGCGGCGCGTTTTGATTTACATTTTAAAGTACAAACACCGTTAAATACATGGGATGAAGTGGTGGTTGTGAACGTGCCGGACAATCAAAAAATCAATGTCAACTTACCGATTGCCAGTTATCGTCGGGGGCGTTTAGCGTTGCCGCGGCTTCGGATTAGTAGCGTGTTTCCGCTGGGGCTTTTTGAGGTTTGGTCTTACATTTTTATCGAAAGTGAAGCGATTGTCTATCCCAATCCTGTGGGACAACGGGTTTTTCCTGTGCGACAAGAGGCGCGGCAAAGTACACAAGGACAGCATCCCAGTTTACAAGGGGAGGATTTTGTTGGTTATAGAAATTACAAAACAGGTGATTCTCCGCGTCATATTGATTGGAAAGCGGCGGCTCGTGGACAAGAAGGTTTAATTAAACAATTCGGCGGTCATTCTACAGATTCATTTACTTTTTCTTGGGCAGATGTGCAGCATTTAGAAAATATAGATCGTGCCGTTTCTCAACTTTCTTTATGGATCAATATGGCAGAAAAGCAACAATTGCCTTATGGTTTACAATTACCGCATTTAGACCTTAAACAAGGTTATGGTGATAGCCATTATAATCGTTGTTTAACCGCTTTGGCTTTATATCAAGGTTAA
- a CDS encoding EAL domain-containing response regulator has translation MLTSTARPPVRKNILIVDDNPDNLRLLSAMLTKQGYKVRSVISGAMALIGVRAAPPDLILLDINMPEMDGFSLCQQLKADPNTSLIPVIFISALDEVLDKVQAFAVGGVDYITKPFQWPEVLARVENQLRLQELQQALSTLNAELEQRVRERTAALQAEIEQRQQTQLRLEYLVKHDSLTELPNRTLLMEYLTSALDTIHQDNCKKFAVLFLDCDRFKLVNDSFGHLLGDQLLLAIAKRLQNVCEQRVALLSRLGGDEFTILMLDVVDIAPVLALAEELRRAFVLPFTLANHEIFITVSIGIALIDSSYYDPVFILRDADTAMYRAKTAHSQRGYCVFDASMHTAAHNRLLLESDLRRALEREEFHLLYQPIFSLITGQLAGFEALLRWQHPERGLLSPLDFVGVCEETGLILPVGEWVLQQACQQLQRWCQLSSAAQQLTLSVNVSTRQFSQTTQLLSTIASILQAFDLRPGQLKLEITESAIMDNLNSAEQLLKALRAYKLSISLDDFGTGYSSLSYLHQFAIDELKIDRAFTARLDAADSSRTIVSAIIALAQALSLTVVAEGIETVSQRQWLSANGCQLGQGYGLSYPLDATQALELIQKTTTSRFS, from the coding sequence ATGCTGACTTCAACTGCTCGTCCTCCTGTGCGTAAAAATATTTTGATTGTGGATGATAATCCTGATAATTTGCGTTTATTATCGGCGATGTTGACCAAACAAGGTTATAAAGTGCGCAGCGTCATTAGTGGCGCAATGGCTTTAATTGGTGTTCGGGCTGCTCCGCCTGATTTAATTTTATTGGATATTAATATGCCTGAAATGGATGGTTTTAGTTTGTGTCAACAGTTAAAAGCCGATCCAAATACCAGTCTTATTCCCGTTATTTTTATTAGTGCATTAGATGAAGTTTTAGATAAAGTGCAGGCTTTTGCAGTGGGTGGTGTTGATTATATTACAAAACCTTTTCAATGGCCAGAAGTATTGGCACGTGTTGAAAATCAATTGCGTTTACAAGAATTGCAACAAGCCCTTTCTACCTTAAATGCCGAATTAGAACAGCGTGTCCGCGAGCGCACTGCTGCTTTACAAGCCGAAATTGAGCAGCGACAACAAACGCAATTGCGTTTAGAATATTTGGTTAAACATGATTCATTAACGGAATTGCCCAATCGCACGTTATTAATGGAATATTTAACGTCGGCATTAGATACCATTCATCAGGATAATTGTAAAAAATTTGCCGTGTTGTTTTTAGATTGTGATCGGTTTAAATTGGTCAATGATTCTTTTGGTCATTTGCTGGGCGATCAGTTATTATTAGCGATTGCTAAACGCTTGCAAAATGTGTGTGAACAGCGAGTGGCATTATTGTCTCGTTTGGGTGGAGATGAATTTACTATTTTAATGTTAGATGTGGTGGATATTGCGCCGGTGTTGGCGTTGGCAGAGGAATTGAGACGGGCTTTTGTACTTCCTTTTACTTTAGCCAATCATGAAATTTTTATTACAGTCAGTATTGGGATTGCATTAATCGATTCGAGTTACTACGATCCCGTATTTATTTTGCGTGATGCAGATACGGCCATGTATCGTGCTAAAACAGCACACTCGCAACGCGGTTATTGCGTTTTTGACGCATCCATGCACACGGCAGCGCATAATCGATTGCTTTTAGAAAGTGATTTACGCCGCGCTTTGGAACGAGAAGAATTTCATTTATTGTATCAGCCTATTTTTTCTTTAATCACGGGACAATTGGCGGGATTTGAAGCTTTATTGCGTTGGCAACATCCAGAACGAGGATTATTATCGCCCTTAGATTTTGTGGGGGTGTGTGAAGAAACGGGGTTAATTCTGCCTGTGGGAGAATGGGTTTTGCAACAGGCCTGTCAGCAATTGCAACGCTGGTGTCAGCTTTCATCCGCCGCGCAGCAATTGACGCTCAGTGTCAATGTTTCTACCCGTCAATTTTCCCAAACCACGCAATTATTAAGCACCATTGCATCCATTTTGCAAGCATTTGATCTTCGCCCCGGCCAATTAAAATTAGAAATTACTGAAAGTGCGATTATGGATAATCTCAATTCGGCTGAACAATTATTAAAAGCCTTACGAGCTTATAAATTATCCATATCGCTAGATGATTTTGGCACGGGTTATTCATCATTAAGTTACCTGCATCAATTTGCGATTGATGAGTTAAAAATTGATCGGGCATTTACGGCGCGTTTGGATGCGGCTGATTCCAGTCGTACCATTGTGAGCGCGATTATTGCATTAGCACAAGCATTGTCGTTGACGGTGGTGGCGGAAGGGATTGAAACAGTATCACAACGGCAGTGGTTATCTGCCAACGGCTGTCAATTGGGACAAGGTTATGGTTTATCTTATCCCCTTGATGCCACACAAGCACTTGAATTAATCCAAAAAACGACCACTTCTCGCTTTAGTTAA
- a CDS encoding YgaP family membrane protein, with product MKANVGMVDRVIRAVVGVAIIAAGVYYQNWLGAIGIVPLATAAIGFCPAYLPLGLSTCKTEEK from the coding sequence GTGAAAGCAAATGTTGGCATGGTGGATCGAGTGATACGTGCAGTGGTCGGCGTGGCAATTATTGCAGCGGGCGTGTACTATCAAAATTGGTTGGGTGCGATTGGTATTGTGCCGTTGGCGACGGCGGCGATAGGTTTTTGCCCTGCGTATTTGCCGCTGGGTCTTTCTACATGCAAAACCGAAGAAAAATAA